CGACTTTTTCATTGGTGCGCAACGCTCGGCCCAGATCCCCTTGCACAAGCCTGGAGACAAACATTGCGTATTGGACGTGCAAGGGTCGGTCCAACCCCAGTTCTTGACGCAGTTGCTGCAAAGCTTGTTCGGAGGCTCTTTCTCCCAGCATCATTTCGGCAGGATCTCCGGGTACCAGATGAATCATCAAAAACACCAGCACGGAGATGCCGAAAACGGTGGGGATCAATGTCAGGACGCGTCGAACAACAAAGGACAGCACGGACGCCTCTCTAGACGACGGATTGGGACGGGCAAAGCCCATCCCAACCTTCGGTTTATTTTTTAAGAATCATCCAACCCTTTCTCGTTTCCATCAGGACTCGATCCACACCTTGTGTAAACGAATACTGGCCGTAGGGTGCAACTTGAAGTTCATGACCGACTTCTTCATAGGACACACCACCAGAGAATGGGCCAAATTGATCAAGGGAACTTCTTCGTGAATGAGTTCCTGAGCCCTACGATACAGTTTGATTCTTTCCTCTTTACTGGAAGCCTGTTTAGCTTTGACGATGATGTTGTGATATTCTTCGTTCTTCCATTGGGTGCGTACGTTCGGATCGGCATAACCGTCTAGAAGCACAGCCAAGAAATTGTCGGGATCCCCGTTGTCTCCCGTCCAGCCCAGCTGAAACAGATCCATGGACGGGTCTTGTTCCCGCTGTTTCTTGAGATAAGTTCCCCACTCAAAGGTGACCAATTCCACGTCGATCCCCACCTTTTTCAGGTCAGCCTGAATAGCTTCACCAACTTTCATGCCGTTAGGATTGTATGGTCTGGGTACCGGCATGCTCCAAAGCGTGATCTTGGTCTGGCCGGCTTCCTTGAGCTTTTCGAAGAACTTGGCTTCCGCCAGAAGCTTTTTGGCCGTTTCCGGATCATACGGATAATCTTGAATATCGTCGTTATATCCCCACAGGGTGGGAGGAATGGTGTTTTTGGCGACTTGTCCAAGTCCGTAATAGATGTTATCCACAATGGCTTTTTTATTGACGGCGTAAGCGATGGCCTTACGAATCCTCTTATCCTGCCATAAGGGTTTGGTGTGGTTGAAGCTCACATACCCGATATTCATTCCAGGTTGGGAAACAATCTTCAGGTTGGGATCCTTGGACGCAAGTTCGATGTCTTCCGGATTGGGGTACTGGCAGATGTCGATGTTACCGGTTTTCAGTTCCAAAAAACGCACGGAATTGTCGGGGATCGTGCGAAAGATGGCCTGATCCAGGTAGGGGCGTCCGTTCCAATAATCGGGGTTGGCTTGCAAAATGATTCGATCATCCTTGATCCATTTGACGAACTTAAAAGGACCGGTCCCCACAGGATTGCTTTTGAAGTCGGGTCCCAGTTTGAGCACCGCCGTCGGGCTGACGATAGCGGCGAAATCCATGCCCATGTTGGCGATAAAAGGGGCTTCGGGTCGCAACAATTTGAAGACCACCGTGTGATCATCCACCGCTTCGATGCCGGCAACGATCTTATCCATTTCCATGGAAAGCCAGTATTCCGCGGGAGGTTGTTCCTTGGGGAATTCCCATTGGGTCTTGAAAAATTTGACTTTCTTTTCCTTCATCATACGTCCTAGGGAAAAAACCACGGCATCGGCGTTAAAATCCGTGCCGTCGTGGAACTTTACCCCTTTGCGCAGATGAAACGTATAGGTGAGTCCATCGGGGGAGACATCCTATGATGTGGCCAGGCCGGGCACAATATCCGTGGATTCATCGGCATAGAGGACCAATTGGTCATAGACATTGTCGCAGATCATGAAGGAATTACCATCGGTTTCAAAGGCCGGGTCCAACCCCACACTGTCCCCGCCTCGTCCGAAAACAAGGGTTCCTCCCGTTTTGGGTGTCGCCGCCAAGGCACCTGCGGCCCAGAACACTGCCAAAACCACCAGCCACACGCTCCACTTTTTCATCTCTCGTCCTCCTTGCCTTTCGGTTTTCCTCAACACCCAACACCTTGGCCTTTAAAGAAAAACAGATGCACAGGTAACAGATTTCGGTTAAGATGTCAAAAACTCGAGCGGAGTCAAACCAAGGCGGAAAGGAGTGCGAATGGCTGAAAAACAGGATCAGAATCCCACAGGGTGGAAAAGTTGGGTGGACCGTGTCAAGGAGTCCATGGGGGGAGCGGGCCAGGACCCTCGACGCAAGGTGCATTTTTCTTTCTGGTACTTTCTTCTGGCCCTCATGGTCATCTCCTGGATTCACGATATCATGGTCCAACAACAGCGAGTTCCTATTCCCTATTCCCAGTTCAAACACTTGGTGCAACAGGGATCCGTCAAAAACGTGGTGATCGAGGCCAACCGCATCACGGGTGAGATCACTCAGGGAGACTTGGCCAACCGACGGTTTGTCGCCGTGCGTGTGGAAGATCCCGATCTGGTTCGGCTTTTGGATGAACGTGGCATCGCCTACACAGGTCGCCTGGAAAACCGGATTCTGGAAGCGATTCTTTCTTGGCTTTTGCCCATGGCCTTTTTCATTCTCTTTTGGGGCTTTCTTATTCGGCGTATGGGCGGTGGACCTCAAGGGGTTTTGTCCGTAGGAAAGGCTCGAGTCAAAATTTACGCCGAAAAACAGGTGGGGATCACCTTTGATGATGTGGCCGGCATTGACGAAGCCAAGGTGGAGCTTCAGGAAATTGTGGAATTTCTTCAAAACCCTGAAAAGTTTCAAAGACTTGGAGGAAAGATTCCTAAAGGGGTCCTGCTGGTGGGGGCTCCTGGGACAGGCAAAACCCTCTTGGCCAAAGCCGTGGCCGGAGAAGCGGGTGTGCCGTTTTTCAGCATGAGCGGGTCCGACTTTGTGGAAATGTTTGTGGGTGTCGGGGCTGCCCGAGTGCGGGATCTTTTCGCTCAAGCTAAACAAAACGCTCCCTGCATTATCTTTATCGATGAGCTGGATGCCTTGGGCAAGGCCAGGGGCTTGAATCCCGTAGGCGGACATGACGAAAGAGAGCAGACTTTAAACCAGCTTTTGGTGGAAATGGACGGCTTTGAAGCCAATTCCGGCGTGATCATCATGGCAGCTACGAACCGCCCTGAAATTTTGGATCCGGCTCTGCTGCGCCCCGGCCGTTTCGATCGTCATGTGGCCGTGGATAAACCGGATATTCGAGGACGGGAAGCGATTCTCAAAATCCACACGCGCAATGTGAAGCTTGCCGACGATGTGGACTTACAAAAGGTCGCTGCCATGACGCCTGGGTTTGTGGGGGCGGACCTAGCGAATTTGGTCAACGAAGCGGCCCTGCTTGCGGCAAGACGAAATAAAGCAGAAGTGAGCATGGCTGAATTTCAGGAAGCCATCGATCGCATCATCGGCGGCTTGGAAAAGAAAAACCGGGCCATGAACCCAAAGGAAAAGCAGATCGTGGCTTTTCATGAAGCGGGCCATGCTTTGGTGGCCATGAGTGTGCCTCACGCCGATCCAGTGAACAAAGTTTCTATCATTCCTCGAGGCATCGCCGCTTTGGGATACACACAGCAGATGCCTACCGAAGACAGGTACCTGATGACCCGGCAAGAACTTCTGGATCGACTGTGTGTGCTGCTTGGAGGTCGAGTGGCTGAGGAACTGGTTTTCGGGGATGTGTCTACCGGAGCCCAAAACGATTTGCAGCGAGCGACGGATATTGCCCGTAGCATGGTGATGGAATACGGCATGAGTGAAACTTTGGGGTTGGTGACCTTTACTCGAGAACCTCGATCCGCCTTTCTCGACCTGGGCATGACCCCGAGAGCTCGAGAATACAGCGAAAGGACGGCTCAAGAAATCGACGCCGAAATTCGACGCCTTGTCGAAGAATCCTACGCCCGTGTTCGCGATATTCTCAATTCCAAACGATCTTACCTGGATGAAATGGCGCAGACGCTTCTGGAACGGGAAGTTTTGGAAGGGGAGGCTCTTCGAGAACTGGAACGCCGGGTTCGAGCCACCTAAAGCTGAAGGAGTTTCTCCGAGAACGTGGATCGAGCCGTTCCAGCCCAAGACGTAGGGGCACGGCGCGCCGTACCCCTACGTCCCAGAATCTTTGTTTTGCAAGAAGCTCGAGCCTCTGACCTGGCATTCCTGCGGACGGGACGCCGGCGCTCCCTTGGGAAAAGCCGTTCTCGGATAGGCTTTAAAAGCGGCTCGACCGAAAGGCCTTTCCACAAGGTCCCCCATTGTTGGGGGAAGATTGAAGCAAAAGAGTCATCCCACAAAAGACGCAAGGTACCATGGGGGAAGCCGGCCTGTGGCGCTTCTTAGAGCGGCCTCCAGGCTTTGGTAATGCGGCTCATGGCGCGCCACCAGGCTCCAAAAGGCCGTGTCGTGGCGAGGGGAACGGCTGTGGCATAATTCGTGAGTGATCACCATGTCCACCAGTTCCCTGGGGAGAAATAGGACGGCGGCGTTGAGGCTCACGGTGCCTCGAGATGAATAGCTTCCCCATCGTGTTTTTGGGGTGGTGATCCTGACCTTCGTAAAAGACAGCCCCGTCTTCCGCGCGGCGGCTTCCACCCAGAACGGAAGCCATCGTTTCGCTTCTTCGCGAAGCCATTGACGCAAGAGACGGCAGCAGGCGGACACCCGCGAAAAATCTCCTTGCAAGCAAAGTCGAGGCTCAGATTCCCGGATGCTGAAAAGTTCCAGGTTATTCCCGAACCTGGGCCGGTAGATCACGGTCCAGGTTGCGTCTATGGCCGCCAAATGAATCTTTTTCGGAAGCACGTCCGGACGTTGGAAATCTTGACGCATAGCCTGAAGTTTCGTCAGGGCTTCCTCAATCCATTGTCGATGATGATTCAGAATACGGGGAAGACGGCGCGGGTTGAAACCCTTCGGGACAGTAAGTTCCAAGCCTGTTTCCGGGCGCACACGCAGCGTGACATGTTTGGCTCGGGCATTTTCCCTGAGGCGGTACACTGGGGGCCAAGGGGGACCGTCTTTTTCCTTCATAGGCTTCTTTCCTGCTGCACGTGATCCACGGCCGGCCGATTCAAATTGTCAGGTTTTCATGTTCGAGCCTTCTTCCGTTTTCCACGTGCGGATCAAGGATACCAGAGTGCGCACACCAAATCCGGTGGCTCCTTTGGGAATCCAGCCCAGGTCCTTATCGGCCCAGACGGTTCCGGCAATGTCCACATGAGCCCAGGGAACTGTGTCCGGCACAAACTGCTTTAAGAACATGGCGCCGATGATGGTTCCCGCTTTTCGATCCCCCACGTTTTTGAAATCGGCCACGTCACTTTTTATGTCTTCGAAGTAAAAATCGTAGAGCGGCAAAGGCCAAAAGAGTTCACCCAAGGGTTTTCCTGTTTCCTGCATGGTGCTCAGCAAGGCTTCATGGTTGCCCAAAAGACCTGCCACTCGGTCCCCCAGGGCGATGACACAGGCTCCAGTAAGTGTCGCCAAATCCACCAGAGCCGATGGTTGAAACTGTAAGGCGTAGCTTAAGGCGTCGCAAAGAATCATGCGTCCTTCCGCATCGGTGGAAATCACTTCCACGGTGAGTCCCGCATGGGTCTTGACCACATCACCGGGCTTGTAGGCTTGACCGTCTGGCATGTTTTCCGTGCAGGGCATAAGGGCGATGACACGTCGAGGTATCTTCAAGCGTCCGATGGCGTCCATGGTTCCCAGAACAGTGGCGGCTCCGGCCATATCGTGTTTCATGTCTTCCATCTTGGCCGCCGGTTTGATGGAGATCCCTCCCGTGTCAAAGGTAATGCCTTTGCCTACCAGCACGAAAGGCTCTTGGTTTTGAAGCCCATCGGGACAATGTTCCAAAATGATAAAGCGAGCCGGTTCTCGAGATCCCTGCGCTACCGCGACGAACCCTCCCATGCCCAATTCTTTGGCCTTGTCCAAATCCAGGACCTCAAAACGCATGCCATGGCTGGAAGCAACACGGGCGGCTTCTTGGGCCATACGTGAAGGGGTGACCACATTGGAAGGGGCTGTGGCCAGATTCCGTGCCAGCACAATGCCTTCTGCGACGGCTGCCACCTCATGGATCAGTTCAAATACATAGGGTAGGGGACTTTCGGAACAAAGGCACAGTTCCTTGGGACCTTCGAATTTTTCCACATCACGCGTTTTCAGTTCATCGTAGCGGTACAAACCCAAAACGGCGGCCATGAATGCTTCTCGAACAAGGATTTCCTCGCTTTCCGGCAATCCCTCTAAGGCCGCCGTAGAAAGAAGAACACGTTCCAGTGAAAGATCCCGGCAACGACGCACGGCCATGGCCGTGGCATGACGAAAAGTCTCCAGGGACCAGTCTTTTCTTTTTCCCAAACCCACCAGAAGAAGCCGGGCGATAGGGGCTACGGTCGGCGAGTACACGAGAAGAAGTTCGGCTTTTTTGGCCCGAAAATCTCTATGGGCAGGGCTGTCCTTGAACCAGGGGGCTTGTAGGGACATCCAACGGGCTAATCCTGAAAGAGGGGCCTCTTCATCCTGGAACGCATAAAAGATGATGACATCACCGCTCCATTGTGAAAAAGTCCCTTCCGTGTATTTCAATTCCATGCTGTTTGCCTCCTCGATTGGTTTCTTTGCGTTTTCCGCTGTCTCATTCGAAAACGTGATGCCAACCACATTTGACTCACCGCGTCGCCACCGGGATTGGGACGAGGATTCACCAACCGCTTCCGCCCCCACCTCCGCCACCCCCTCCCGAAGATCCTCCGCCTCCGGATCCGGACCTGGATCCCGGTGGTGTTGAAGCGGAAGCAATGGCACTTGTCAAGCCGGACCCGAGACTCTCACCTAATGCTGCCAATCGGCCGCTTCCAAAGGACGTGAAATCTGTCCCTTTGTACCATCGAGGCTGATAGGCATGGGTATCTTCTCTTTGAGTCTTGAAAAGATCGGCGAATTGTTCACACCATTCATGTTCCACATCCAGGGCTAAAGCGTAAGGCAAATACTTTTCAAAATGTTCGGGTGTTTTTTCAGGAGGATGCAGGATGCCCAGGCGATCTTTTTCGGCTATGGTCAAATAAAGGCGAAAACCTTCAATTTGGTCCAGAATCTTTCGACCTAGATGTGTCGGCGCTTTCAGAAGCTGATAGAAAAGCCCGTGAACGCCGCCCAAGGCCCCTAAAAGAACAGCCCCCATGAAGGAGACACTGTAAGCGAAAATACCTAAAGCTACAATTTCCGCCACCCAAAAAGGCACGGCAAACAGGGTGATTCCAAGGGCTGAAAATTTGCCAACTATACGGTGTGGCAGCCTGCCCCGTCGAGACCTTCTCCAAGTTTCAAAAACTTGCATGGCCAACGCCGCGCATCCCACGGACCAGATGCTTAACCAAAAGGCAAGGAAAGCCGCCACCACCGGCTGCGGAGCATAAACGATGAGCAGCACGACTACAGGGACGGTAAATATCAGGGCCGGAATCATGTACTTGGAATTTGTAAGAAAGTAGGTTTTTTCATATTCGCGGGAAAGAGTGTTGTGAAGTTGGTTTAAGGCTTCTTTAAATTTAGAGGCGTGCATGTTTTTGAGGCGAATTTCTCCACTGTTTCCCATCCCGAAAAGGGTTTCGGCGATCTTTTTTTCTCCGGCGGAGAGCCCGGCGGTCGTCGTGTTCTTTCGAACAAGCACATAAGCATCGTCCTCTTCACGAATCTGTAAGTGCCCTTTGACAGCCATGTTGACGACGGCAGCGGCAAAGGCCTTTGAGTCAAAATCCATCCTTCGCACAAAGCGCACGGCCGCCGGACTGAATCCTTTAGGGGGTTCAAAGAGAGGAATGATCGTTCCGGGCTTAGGATCCCGACCCACTCGAAACCAGACGGCAAGGTAATAGCTCATGACAAGAACAAACCCGATCCATCCAAAGAAGGCGCCACGGTTATCGCCTAAAAGAGCCATAGCCCGATCGGTGACGGTGGGTTCTTGAACAAAACCCTTAGGCCATGCCACAGCCACCGTCAGGCCTTCCCCCACATCCAGAGGGCGAGTGGTTTCAAAAAACACGGTCCCTCGACCCTCATTGATGAATCGAAAGTCTGTACCCTGTGCGCCTTGTGGGCCTGTGTATGCGGCGCTTTGCATCGGAGTGGCGCCGGAGGGCAGTTGAATTCGAGCCGCCGCATGATCAATGGGAAACGTCCAACCGGTGCCTGTCACGTTCCAGTACAGCTCATCGAAATCTTTAAAATGACCCAGCTCGCGTGAGGTTCGATAGGTGATCTCGTAGCGATGAATCCCCGAAGGGATAAAAACATCTTTTGAACCGATGTAAATCTTGACACCGTTACTCACCAACTGCGTGTGATAGGGTTCCGTTTGACCGTTGCGTCGAATTTCCACGATGTCAAAGGATACCTTAACACGATGCCCGAGTCGGTCCTTGTAGGTGGTGGGAAAATCACGAACGATGCCCCTTTTAATGGATTCGCCGAGAGCTCTGACCGTGATGGTTTCTTTGACGGTAAGGGTGGCGTCTGTATGGATAATGATGTCGCTGAAAAAATCCAGGATTCTTTCCTGGGAAGTGCTTTGAGCCGACAGATCGCGGCTGTGCAAGGGAAACCAGGTAAAAAGCGTGATCAAAGCAAGAAACACTACACGCGACTGTCTCATAAAACCGATCCTTTTTGATCTTTTTGTTTTGAGGACAAGCCTCTGAACCTTCATAAAGGCGGATTCCATGTCCTAAAAATAGAGGGAGCGCTTTCCATTCATGCAAAGCTCACCTTTAGCACGGCTTTTTCCTCTTCACCGATCTCAAAGAACGGCGCCTTGCGGAAACCGAAAGCGGAGGCCAAAAGGTTGCTTGGAAAGCTTTCCACGAGAATATTCAAGTCACGCACGGTGCCGTTGTAATAACGACGAGCCAATTGAATCTGTTCCTCGATCCCTGTCAGAGTGCTTTGCAATTCCAAGAAATTTTGGTTGGCCTTGAGATCCGGGTAATTTTCGGCGAGGGCAAACAAAGCCCCCAGCGCTCGACTCATGGCACCTTCGGCGGAAGCACGCTCTTCCACAGATCCGGCGGCGAGGCTTCTGGCTCGAAGCCTTGTGACTTGGTCCAGGACACCACGTTCATGCTGCATGTATCCCTTCACCGTTTCGATCAAATTGGGAATCAGGTCTGTGCGCCGTTTCAACTGCACATCGATTCCGCTCCATGCTTCCTCCACCAGGTTTTTCGCACGCACCAGCCGGTTGTAGATCGTAACGGCGAACAACCCCGCAAGAACCAGGACTCCTATCAAACCCATCCACACCCACATGCTTTCCCCCTTTATCGGCTCTAGGAGCTTGTTCGAGAACTCGCCATACCGAGGGCTCTAATGTCGTTTCATGGTAGGGGAGAGGGCGGCGCCTCGCCCCTGCTCCCCAAAACCTTCGTTCTCCTAGGAATCCTGGCGTCACGCCCGCACAAGTGACGGGCTGGAGGCTCTCGCTATCCAGAAGAACGATCGCCTTTTCCCCTGTTCGGAAAAACTCCTACGGATCTGTGGAAAGTTTCTACCTTTTCTCTTTTGACCAAAAGCTCCTCTGTCTTTTAGCAGCCATCTTCCTGCGGCGAAAGAGCTTTACGTGTGTCCACCTGAACTGCTGTCTACCCCTAAGGTTTATGGAAGAGCAAAGTTCCTTGAAAGGTGTATGAATGCCGGAAAGGCCTTTAGAGGCCAAAATTTCGAATGCGGTTCTTTTTTTAAACGGCTGAGACTTGGCCGAGCCTAGCGGCTGATACTTCATGAACTGAGCGGTAAGAGGTGGAACGTACCGGTTTCTCCGTCAAAATACAAGAGTCGGCCGCTATAGGCGGGAGGGCGCTTGGTGAGCAATCGAAGCACTTCCATGGCCTGCAGACTGCCAATGACGGCCGGTGTCGGGCCAAGCACTCCCAAAGCCTCCTCCGTGTGGGAACGTTGCCGACGCGTGCCATAGACGGCTTCCAAGCCGACGGGTGAGGACGGCAGAAAAGTGCTTATCTGACCGAACCAACCGGCGACGGCTCCATGCACCCATGGTACGCCGTGGCTTCGGCACGCTTTTTCAAACACGAAGCGACTTTCCAGATTATCCAAAGCGTCCACCGCCACGTGGCATTCCTGAATCAATGCTTCGGCATTTTCGGCCTGAAGGGTGTCTTCAACAGATTGCACCTGAATCAAGGGGTTGATACAAAGGCATCCGGCAGCCGCTTCTTTGGCTTTGGGGCGACCTAAGTTGGCTGTGTGGGAAAAGATCTGGCGATTCAGATTGGAGGGGCAGAAAAAGTCGCCGTCACAGAGTATGAGATGTCCGATGCCCGCTCGAGCCAGAAGCTGCGCTACGGTGCCGCCGAGTCCTCCGCAGCCCAGGACAAAAACCTTGGATTCAGCCAAGGCTTTCTGTTCATTCAGGCTGATGGCCCAAAGGTTTTTGAGATATCGAGAAGGCAGAATCCCTAGGTGCAGGGCTTCCCGTTGGGCATCCCACGGTGCTTTGCCTTCAGCTTCAGCCCATGCCAGAAGGTCGGCATCTTCGATGAGCCGAATATCTTTGCCTCCGTAGGAAAGAACCTTCGTCCGTGCATTGAGCAAATCCACCGAAAACCTCCTGTGACGTAATGACAAGGTCAAGTGAGAACGCACCCAAAGATGGACGAAAGACAATGGCCATCATGGTGCGTGGTTTTTGGTCGGGCACACCTGTCAACCCCTACGAGTTCGCGTGTCCTAGGCGGACACGTGGGTCCTGCCCCGACGGATTGTGAGTCCTTGAATGTATACATTGGTCGTGCCTTCGTTTACCAGTCATCGGGAAACATTTGGGTTTGACCGTAGAGGTTTTGGAGCATGGGCGGAAAGATGGCCGCCCTCCGGGTTCCAGCGTTATGGTCAGGCCCGAAGGTCCTGCCCCGACGGATTGGGAGTCCTTGGATGTATACATCGGTTGTGCCTTGGTTTACCAGTCATCGGGAAACATTTGGGTTTGACCTTACGGGTTTTGGAGCTTGGGCGGAAAGATGGCCGCCCTCCGGGTTCCAGCGTTATGCTCAGGCCCGAAGGTCCTGCCCCGACGGAGTGTTCAGGGGTTTTGCCCGACAGGTTCAATGACGCTGAATCTTATGGTAGAAAGCAAGGCGGCCCCTTAAAGGATACATGGGAAAACGGCATTGACAAAAGAAAAGGGCGTCGGTAGCTTCGAGCGGCTGCCGTAACGGATGATATTTTCAAAAGGAGGGGAAAACCATGACAGAACGCATCTACAATTTTAATCCCGGACCAGCCATGCTGCCTTTGAGCGCTCTGGAACAAGCTCGAGACGAGTTCCTCAACTACAAGGGCTCGGGGATGTCCATTCTGGAGATCAGTCATCGGTCGGCGCTCTTTGAAGAAGTCCTGCAGTCGGCCATTGCCAGGATCAAACGTTTGTTGGGATTGGATGATCGTTACCATGTGCTTTTCCTTCAGGGCGGAGCCAGCCTGCAATTTGCCATGATTCCCATGAACCTGGCGCCCGATGGCACTCCGGTGGACTACGTAGACACAGGCACCTGGTCCACCAAAGCCATCAAAGAAGCACGCCTTTTAGGAAAAAACGTCCGCGTGGTGGCTTCCTCCGAAGACAAGGAATACACTTACATTCCCGAAAATATTCCAATCAACCCGGATGCCGCTTATCTGCACATCACGTCCAATAACACCATTCGCGGAACTCAGTACCGGTCTTTTCCCAACTCAGGCGATGTGCCTCTGGTGAGTGATATGTCGTCGGATATTTTCAGCCGCGTCTTTGATCCCGCTCCCTTTGGACTTATCTATGCCGGAGCTCAAAAGAATGCGGGGCCGGCCGGGGTGACTTTGGTCATTGTGCGTCAGGATCTTTTAGAACGGGTGCCGAGCAATCTTCCGAGCCTGCTCAAATACACAACCCACGCAGAAAAGAATTCCCTCTACAATACACCACCCTGTTTTGCCATCTACATGGTGGAATTGGTCCTCAAGTGGTTGGAGGAAGACATCGGCGGCTTGGCCAAGATGGAAGCCATCAACCGCGAGAAGGCGGCCCTTCTGTACAATTACATGGACAGCCAGGACTTTTATCGAGGCACTGCTCGGCCTGATTCCCGTTCCTGGATGAATGTGACCTTTCGGTTACCATCGGTGGAACTGGAAAAGAAGTTCATCGACGAAGCACAAAAGGCAGGCTTGGGAGGTTTGAAAGGGCATCGGTCCGTGGGAGGCTGTCGAGCGTCCATTTACAATGCCATGCCTTTGCAAGGGGTTCAGGCCCTCGTGGATTTCATGAAAGATTTTGTGAAGCGAAACGGTTAAGGAGTCGATTTTTTCTTAAGAAATTTCCGGACTGTGCCGAGTAAAGCATTGAGGTTTCCTTGGGACATTACCCATGGAGAAAGGGAAACGGGAATTCTAACTGCGCGTTTCAGCGCCCCATAAGAGGTGAAGCAGGACTTGGCGGCAGTGGTATCCCCGAGGGTGGCCTTGAAACCTGGAATCGCCGTCGACATTGTGCTCAGGGTGGATTTCTACCGGGAAGTCATCGACGCGCGTCGCGCCATGGTCTATGACGTGGACGGGGCTACCATCGTGGTGTCCCGGCCGACTCCCGATGTGAAATCGGATCAGCTTGGTCGTCGGTGCACG
This genomic window from Desulfosoma sp. contains:
- a CDS encoding leucyl aminopeptidase, producing the protein MELKYTEGTFSQWSGDVIIFYAFQDEEAPLSGLARWMSLQAPWFKDSPAHRDFRAKKAELLLVYSPTVAPIARLLLVGLGKRKDWSLETFRHATAMAVRRCRDLSLERVLLSTAALEGLPESEEILVREAFMAAVLGLYRYDELKTRDVEKFEGPKELCLCSESPLPYVFELIHEVAAVAEGIVLARNLATAPSNVVTPSRMAQEAARVASSHGMRFEVLDLDKAKELGMGGFVAVAQGSREPARFIILEHCPDGLQNQEPFVLVGKGITFDTGGISIKPAAKMEDMKHDMAGAATVLGTMDAIGRLKIPRRVIALMPCTENMPDGQAYKPGDVVKTHAGLTVEVISTDAEGRMILCDALSYALQFQPSALVDLATLTGACVIALGDRVAGLLGNHEALLSTMQETGKPLGELFWPLPLYDFYFEDIKSDVADFKNVGDRKAGTIIGAMFLKQFVPDTVPWAHVDIAGTVWADKDLGWIPKGATGFGVRTLVSLIRTWKTEEGSNMKT
- a CDS encoding LemA family protein; this translates as MWVWMGLIGVLVLAGLFAVTIYNRLVRAKNLVEEAWSGIDVQLKRRTDLIPNLIETVKGYMQHERGVLDQVTRLRARSLAAGSVEERASAEGAMSRALGALFALAENYPDLKANQNFLELQSTLTGIEEQIQLARRYYNGTVRDLNILVESFPSNLLASAFGFRKAPFFEIGEEEKAVLKVSFA
- a CDS encoding SprT family zinc-dependent metalloprotease, which encodes MKEKDGPPWPPVYRLRENARAKHVTLRVRPETGLELTVPKGFNPRRLPRILNHHRQWIEEALTKLQAMRQDFQRPDVLPKKIHLAAIDATWTVIYRPRFGNNLELFSIRESEPRLCLQGDFSRVSACCRLLRQWLREEAKRWLPFWVEAAARKTGLSFTKVRITTPKTRWGSYSSRGTVSLNAAVLFLPRELVDMVITHELCHSRSPRHDTAFWSLVARHEPHYQSLEAALRSATGRLPPWYLASFVG
- the ftsH gene encoding ATP-dependent zinc metalloprotease FtsH → MAEKQDQNPTGWKSWVDRVKESMGGAGQDPRRKVHFSFWYFLLALMVISWIHDIMVQQQRVPIPYSQFKHLVQQGSVKNVVIEANRITGEITQGDLANRRFVAVRVEDPDLVRLLDERGIAYTGRLENRILEAILSWLLPMAFFILFWGFLIRRMGGGPQGVLSVGKARVKIYAEKQVGITFDDVAGIDEAKVELQEIVEFLQNPEKFQRLGGKIPKGVLLVGAPGTGKTLLAKAVAGEAGVPFFSMSGSDFVEMFVGVGAARVRDLFAQAKQNAPCIIFIDELDALGKARGLNPVGGHDEREQTLNQLLVEMDGFEANSGVIIMAATNRPEILDPALLRPGRFDRHVAVDKPDIRGREAILKIHTRNVKLADDVDLQKVAAMTPGFVGADLANLVNEAALLAARRNKAEVSMAEFQEAIDRIIGGLEKKNRAMNPKEKQIVAFHEAGHALVAMSVPHADPVNKVSIIPRGIAALGYTQQMPTEDRYLMTRQELLDRLCVLLGGRVAEELVFGDVSTGAQNDLQRATDIARSMVMEYGMSETLGLVTFTREPRSAFLDLGMTPRAREYSERTAQEIDAEIRRLVEESYARVRDILNSKRSYLDEMAQTLLEREVLEGEALRELERRVRAT
- the serC gene encoding 3-phosphoserine/phosphohydroxythreonine transaminase: MTERIYNFNPGPAMLPLSALEQARDEFLNYKGSGMSILEISHRSALFEEVLQSAIARIKRLLGLDDRYHVLFLQGGASLQFAMIPMNLAPDGTPVDYVDTGTWSTKAIKEARLLGKNVRVVASSEDKEYTYIPENIPINPDAAYLHITSNNTIRGTQYRSFPNSGDVPLVSDMSSDIFSRVFDPAPFGLIYAGAQKNAGPAGVTLVIVRQDLLERVPSNLPSLLKYTTHAEKNSLYNTPPCFAIYMVELVLKWLEEDIGGLAKMEAINREKAALLYNYMDSQDFYRGTARPDSRSWMNVTFRLPSVELEKKFIDEAQKAGLGGLKGHRSVGGCRASIYNAMPLQGVQALVDFMKDFVKRNG
- a CDS encoding DUF2207 domain-containing protein, whose product is MRQSRVVFLALITLFTWFPLHSRDLSAQSTSQERILDFFSDIIIHTDATLTVKETITVRALGESIKRGIVRDFPTTYKDRLGHRVKVSFDIVEIRRNGQTEPYHTQLVSNGVKIYIGSKDVFIPSGIHRYEITYRTSRELGHFKDFDELYWNVTGTGWTFPIDHAAARIQLPSGATPMQSAAYTGPQGAQGTDFRFINEGRGTVFFETTRPLDVGEGLTVAVAWPKGFVQEPTVTDRAMALLGDNRGAFFGWIGFVLVMSYYLAVWFRVGRDPKPGTIIPLFEPPKGFSPAAVRFVRRMDFDSKAFAAAVVNMAVKGHLQIREEDDAYVLVRKNTTTAGLSAGEKKIAETLFGMGNSGEIRLKNMHASKFKEALNQLHNTLSREYEKTYFLTNSKYMIPALIFTVPVVVLLIVYAPQPVVAAFLAFWLSIWSVGCAALAMQVFETWRRSRRGRLPHRIVGKFSALGITLFAVPFWVAEIVALGIFAYSVSFMGAVLLGALGGVHGLFYQLLKAPTHLGRKILDQIEGFRLYLTIAEKDRLGILHPPEKTPEHFEKYLPYALALDVEHEWCEQFADLFKTQREDTHAYQPRWYKGTDFTSFGSGRLAALGESLGSGLTSAIASASTPPGSRSGSGGGGSSGGGGGGGGGSGW
- a CDS encoding HesA/MoeB/ThiF family protein produces the protein MDLLNARTKVLSYGGKDIRLIEDADLLAWAEAEGKAPWDAQREALHLGILPSRYLKNLWAISLNEQKALAESKVFVLGCGGLGGTVAQLLARAGIGHLILCDGDFFCPSNLNRQIFSHTANLGRPKAKEAAAGCLCINPLIQVQSVEDTLQAENAEALIQECHVAVDALDNLESRFVFEKACRSHGVPWVHGAVAGWFGQISTFLPSSPVGLEAVYGTRRQRSHTEEALGVLGPTPAVIGSLQAMEVLRLLTKRPPAYSGRLLYFDGETGTFHLLPLSS